One Phycisphaera mikurensis NBRC 102666 DNA window includes the following coding sequences:
- a CDS encoding tRNA dihydrouridine synthase: MSPAAASEPPPAPAAAPAAAPPHRGRLSLRIGDVVLPTNLLLAPVAGYFDLAYRLCVRSVRGVPCAPGDRGGERDAGDGTYGAVGLASTELLCPHAVLREADRAMWRAATDPADRPVCMQLYGSDPGILCEAARWAEDRGAAVIDINMGCPVDKVTKKHGGSKLLCDPAGTVALAAAVVRSVKVPVTAKIRLGWDDDSFVADTLPPRLCDAGVAAITVHGRTTAMRFKPSVRLEGIARTVEAVKAEHPLVPVIGNGDVDTPQDAAAMVAATGCDGVMIARGAMGQPWLFRDCAARLATGADPPPLPRAERARLVLLHFELLVRHRGEAVALRTLRQRISKYSAHLQPWPRLRHRVQALPDADAVRAFFSDVEETLRARPEEPGPARPMSGERCEPMNAVREPSPRV, translated from the coding sequence ATGAGCCCGGCCGCCGCCTCCGAGCCTCCCCCCGCCCCCGCCGCCGCCCCCGCCGCCGCGCCGCCGCACCGCGGGCGGCTGTCGCTGCGCATCGGCGACGTGGTCTTGCCGACGAACCTGCTGCTCGCGCCCGTTGCGGGCTACTTCGACCTGGCCTACCGGCTGTGCGTCCGCTCGGTCCGCGGCGTGCCCTGCGCCCCCGGCGACCGGGGCGGGGAGCGGGACGCCGGCGACGGGACCTACGGCGCCGTCGGCCTCGCCTCGACCGAGCTGCTGTGCCCGCACGCGGTGCTCCGTGAGGCCGACCGGGCGATGTGGCGGGCGGCCACCGACCCCGCGGACCGTCCGGTGTGCATGCAGCTGTACGGGAGCGACCCCGGCATCCTCTGCGAGGCCGCGCGGTGGGCGGAGGACCGCGGCGCCGCCGTCATCGACATCAACATGGGCTGCCCGGTGGACAAGGTCACCAAGAAGCACGGCGGCTCGAAGCTGCTGTGCGACCCGGCGGGCACCGTCGCCCTCGCGGCGGCGGTGGTGCGGTCGGTGAAGGTGCCGGTGACCGCGAAGATCCGGCTGGGCTGGGACGACGACTCCTTCGTGGCGGACACGCTGCCGCCGCGGCTGTGCGACGCGGGCGTCGCGGCGATCACCGTGCACGGGCGGACGACCGCGATGCGGTTCAAGCCCAGCGTGCGCCTGGAGGGGATCGCGCGGACGGTCGAGGCGGTGAAGGCGGAGCACCCGCTGGTCCCGGTGATCGGCAACGGCGACGTCGACACCCCGCAGGACGCGGCCGCGATGGTGGCGGCGACCGGCTGCGACGGGGTGATGATCGCCCGGGGCGCGATGGGCCAGCCCTGGCTCTTCCGCGACTGCGCCGCGCGGCTGGCGACGGGCGCCGACCCCCCGCCGCTGCCGCGGGCGGAGCGGGCGCGGCTGGTGCTGCTGCACTTCGAGCTGCTGGTGCGGCACCGCGGGGAGGCCGTTGCGCTGCGGACGCTCCGCCAGCGCATCAGCAAGTACTCGGCCCACCTGCAGCCGTGGCCGCGCCTGCGGCACCGGGTGCAGGCCCTTCCGGACGCGGACGCGGTCCGCGCTTTCTTCTCGGACGTTGAGGAGACGCTGCGGGCGCGGCCGGAGGAACCGGGCCCCGCCCGGCCGATGAGCGGAGAGCGCTGCGAACCGATGAATGCCGTTCGCGAGCCCTCGCCGCGGGTTTAA